The genomic DNA CCTGGAATTACAGTGGGTTGATTTGTGGAGAACAAGCATCAATAAAACTGGTCTGGAACAACTCTCTCAATTTCCGGATCTCCGTGATGTCAGGTTAGGGGAAACCAGTCTCACAGCCGATGACCTCGCGGTATTGAAACAATTCAAGAGTTTAAAAAAAATCGAACTGATCATGCTCAACCATACCGGAGCCGATGACAGTACACTTGCCATACTGTCTGCTGCGCCCCAACTGATTCAATTGAATCTGGAAGACACTAACGTTACTGATGCCGGTTTGGCTCACCTGGAGAAGAATCTGAAGCTCCAATACCTGTTTCTGAAGGGGACCAAGGTAACGAACGTGGGAGTTAGAAAACTGTCTCAGGCATTGCCGTGGTATAATCCCCGACCGGAAGAGCCGGATAAAAACAAAACCGTTTCAAAGTCGATGCCCTCCCAGGCAGATCTGAGCTCAGAGGACCCCGACCGACGCGCTGCGGAGTATGTCCTCTTTATGGGTGGGCAGGTCTGGATTAACAAAGACTCCGCTTTCACAGATGGTAATGGCATCAAGACGCTCGACAGGCTACCCACAGAACCTTTTCGTTTGACACATGCGAAACTGATCGATAACGCTCGTGTAACCGATTCCGGCATGGAAGCGTTTCGGGGAACCAGGAACCTGCGCGGGATCTATCTTTCGAATGCAACCCATGTCGGCGATAAGGGAATCCTGCACTTGAAAGAGAACACGCACCTGCACGAAATTCATCTCTGGGGTACGCAGGTGACGGGCGCGGGTTTAAAGGCTTTTGAAAACTGTGATGCCATCATCGATTTCTATTTCGGCTATACCCGGGTCTCGGATGCCGACATGGCCTTTTTTCGAGATTGTGCCAGCTGGAAATCATTACGCTGTATTATGGTCACTGGGCTGGGGATTACGGATCAGGGGATTGCTCATCTGGCAGGTACTCCCAGACTGGGGCAGATTCATATCGAACGAACGAAGATTACTGACGCTGGTCTGCTCCAGTTAGCGACATGTCCTAAACTGGGGCTTGTAGGGGCGCATGAAACGAAGATTACCAGCCAGGGAGTTGAGAAGTTTCTGCAGGCAAGAAAAGGGAAATGTGGCATTCTCTGGGAAGAGCCGGGGATGCCTCCCGAGAGTGAGGGGACGGTTGTAGCAAAAGAGCCTGCTCCCCTCAGTGTCGATGCTGGTTTTTCGCGTGTGTGGCGACTCACGAAACTGCAGCCCCGCAAGGCCGAATATGGATGGGATCCTGGTCCGCGGCGGGTTTTGGTGTCTCCAGAATTCGAACGCTGTGAAGAGTACCTGGTTATCGATCAGAACAGTTCCATTACATGGGAAATACCAGCAGGAACGAAAAGTATATCGGCAACCGGCTTATACAATTTTGGGAGCTATGTTAATTTCCGCGTCGCGTTCGATGGAAAAGAAGCATTCTGCAGTGGGGTCACCCGTTTACAGAAAATTCTATTGGATATTCCAGAAGGCAGCTCTACCATGATGCTTTCGGTGGGACGTGTGACTGATAATGCGGAACATATCGCTGCGTGCCCTGTGTACTGGTTGAAACCGCGGCTTTACAAAGAACCACTCAGTGCCACGCGAACCATCCCAGAGACAGAGGACTTCACAAAACTCTCGAAACTCACTCCGATTGCAGGTAAAGTGAAAATCGCCCAGGATGGTTCCTCTCCACCGAAATCTGAAGAGCTGACAATTGAGCCACCCGGTTACGATTCCTTACCCGTTTGTACGGAGATGCTCTGGGCGCATGCAAATACGTCGCTCTCCTATGAGATCCCTAAGGGAGCGAAACGGTTTCGCGCTGTCGCAGCGGCATACAGGAGTCGTTCGGTTCGGTTCCTGGTGCAGATTGATGGACGGGAAGTATACCGCAGTCCTGTCGCTGGAATTCTGCCAGTCGATGTGCCGATTCCTGAGGGGGCCAGGGAGATAACGTTGCTGACTGATGACTGTGGTGATCAGCGGAATGACTGGGCTGACTGGTGTTATCCGCGATTTGTGGGGGAACGATAAGATTCTGCAGCATCATGATGATCAAAATGCTTCCAGGATCGCTATTGAGTTTCAATGACTTTGGTGGGGTTGACTGAGGCCGGTAGTCTGGTGGGAGTGATGGCCCATTCGGTCCAGACTTAATTGAGGGGCGCTGTCGGTTTATTATTTAGAGTACTTTTAGATGCATTTTTATATGCCTTGATCTGTGAGATAACCAATGGACAAAGCGAATCTATTACCCGAGTTTCGAGTCTTTCTGGAGCGTGTGAAAGAAGGAGAAGAGGCTTATCCGAAGGGGGAAGATATACCACATTATGAATACCAGGGACAGCGGACCAAGCTGGGAGGCAGTCCTGACTGGATACAGGGGAATGAAGAGGAATGGCCGGGCTGTCCCCATTGTAAGAACAAGATGCGATTCGTGGCACAGATCGACTCTGTTGAGCATGACTGGAATTCGAATCCTCATCGTGTTGACAGCTTATCTGAGGATCAGAAATGGATGTTTGGCGATGTGGGGATGATCTTTGTTTTTTTCTGCTTTGAATGTCTGGAGACAATCTCGGTCTTTGAATGTGGTTAGGATTGTAAATGAGTATAGAAGCATTCATCTGGAACTATCGTGATGGCGAGCCGATCGGCTTTGATTATGCGACAGTATGCGAAATACTTTCAACTGACCAGACCGAGTCCCTGGATCAGTACGGCTGTCTGCGGGTCTGGTTTCAGGAGCCCGATGATGTGGTCGATATCTATCTGGGTGGGAAAGAAGCGGCTGAAAGCGGCGATGTCGCTGGGATCATGGTCGCCCGGCCGATCCGGCATCCCGCATTTCTGGAACGGCTGTTTCAAGTGCTGCAGTTGGGTGATGTGATGCTGTTTTACTCCGATGAAACGACGCCGGTCTTCCGCAGTGGTGCGAATGCGGGACAATACCCGGCTGATCTGCTGGCACAATTGGGAGAGCCTCGCTACGTCAATGCACCAGAGGAACTGGTTCAACAGGAACCATAAAGCGTGAGCGATTAATACAGACGCTGTTACGCGTTCAATGTGAGACAGTCTGGGAGAACAGATTGATCACGAGAACTCCGGCGATAATCAGTGCCAGTCCCAGAATGGCGGGCATATCCAGTTTCTGCTTGAAGAGAATCAGGCCAACGCAGGAGATGAGCACAATACCCACGCCGCTCCAGATGGCATACGCGATGCCGACGGGGATCATCTTCAGGGCCAGGGAGAGAAAATAGAAGGCACTCAGATAGGTGACCACCGTGATCGCGGTGGGAACTGGGCGCGTGAACTGCTGCGAAGCCTGCAGGGCAGATGTGCCGATCACTTCCAGCACGATTGCCACTCCCAGAGCCAGATAACTGGTTAACATGTTTTGCAGTACCCCGTATCAAGAGACGTCTTGTGGAATTCGAGATGTCGAACCAGAGAGGTTCAGTGGATGTCTAAAGATATCGAATGGCGGTGAACTGTCAATGCTGACGTAAGTCCTGTGGGAAAACTCCGCTGGCTAAAAGAAATCCGGAATACAAAGAGGGGGAACGACCATGTTACTGGGATTTGGCTGGTGTCATCTGCGGAGCAGTCGTGAAGCAATCAGGGAGGCGAGGCTGTCTGACATTGATCAGATCGAAGCGGAAATCGATGCCGCAGATCAGAAATTATGGAACGAATTTCGAACATGGATGGAAGTGTCTGCAGAAAGCTTCATCCAGTGGCAGCTGTGTGAGTCGTTAAATAATGAAAAAGGCCTGCTGACCTGGTGCGTTTCACGCAATCACAGATCGTCTGCAGTGTAGGAGATGCTCGACTGGATCGTGACACATGGCCCGGGAAGCTATGGCCTGTTTTATTGTCACGACGATGAAGACACGCGGGAGAGAAAATTCAGTGGTCGTCATCCACCGATGGATTATGACAATGTGTTTCGAGTCCACCGTTTACTGCATGGCGTACTGACAGAAATGGATGATCCGTTCTTCGGTCTGGTTCAGGGAAATATTGATCCTGTGCACCCTTATGATCGGGCTGATGAGGATTAATTCAAGAGAGACGGAGGATAACAAAGTCCTGCACAGGAAAGGGCCGCTCATTCCTCTCCAGCGGCTTCGTGCTGTGCTTCGTTGATGGCCCCTTCGAGGGTCGACTGGTCAAACGGTTTGTTGATCAGGCGATAACCTTTCTGGGAGAGGTTGTTCTTGAGCTTCTGGTCGGAATCATAGCCGGTACAGAAGACAACCGGCGGAGGATTGCCCAGGCGACAGATCTCGTCGTATGCTTCGGTGCCGGTCATGAGTGGCATGCACACATCGAATACCAGGCAATGAATATTGTCCCGCTCCTGACGATACATTTCCAGAGCCTCCCGACCGTTGTTAGCAGAAAAGACCTGGTAACCCAGGTTCTCAAGCATACGACAGGTGACCCGCATGACAATTGAATCATCTTCCGCCACCAGAATGGATTTGAAGTTTGTGTTTTTCATATCGACCGAATCAGTCTGATTTCCATATTCAGGCTGATGATTGTCTGAAATGACAGGGATCAGCAATTCGAAGCGAGACCCCTGGCTGGAAAGGGATTCAAATTCGATGGACCCTCCGTGCTCCTGGGCCGTGGAATAGACCATGGAGAGCCCCAGCCCGGTTCCCTGCCCGACCTCTTTGGTGGTGAAAAAAGGATCAAAAATCCGATCCTGTAGGTACTCCGGGATTCCCAAACCGTTATCCTGGACATAAAAGCCAATGAAGGTTTTTTGTTGGCTCGTGATGAGCCGGTTGCCTATAGTGATGGTTCCTCCGGCAGGCATGGCATCACGGGAATTCATACAGAGATTGAGCAGTGACTGTCCCAGCAGGAGGGGGTTCGCGAGGATGGGGGGCAAGGTGCTGCTTAATTGATAGTCGACGTTAATATTCTCGGGGAGTAAGGGGCGGAGCAATACTTTCAGATCTTCGATGATCGAGAGGGAATTACATTCATATTTTTCAACCTCGTCGATGCGACTGAATCGCAAAAGCTGGTTGGTTAATTGAGTCGCGCGACTGATGGCAGTCAAGCTTTGATTTAAATCGGTATGAGCCTGCGAATCGGGACTGATATCATCGCGGGCAAATGAAACAAACCCACCAATTGCCTGTAGCAGATTATTGAATTCGTGAGCGATGCCCCCTGCCAGTTCCCCAACGGCCTCCATGCGTCCTCTGTGCCGAACTTTAAGTTCATTTTGTCGTAACGTCTCTCGCGCCGTTTCCAGTTCCGTGATGTCGATTGAAATGATAAGTAATCCTGTTTCAGCATTATGCATTTTCAGGGGAACTTTACTCGTGTCTAATATCATAGGCCTACCGTTTTTTGACACACTGGTCTCGATCTTGTGCATTACCGGATCGCCAGATTGCATAATTCGCTGATCTTCATCGATGTTTGATTCAGAATGAATGCCTGTCAGCGATAAATTCAGATTTGAATTGCCGATAACATCTCGAGAGGAATCAAATCCCCAAAACTCA from Gimesia sp. includes the following:
- a CDS encoding protein kinase → MNEQEIFIAALEIEDLQQRAAYLDQVCGEDRQLREQVAALLNETEQSGEFLGVPVLEQMRRSSEATRVPGEDTGAQPGLDDLDIGFLQPATEAGSLGVLGHYDIQELIGRGGCGIVFKAFDQRLHRIVAIKVMTPAMAATSPARKRFLREARATAAIRHENVVNIYAVEEAPLPFLVMEYIDGKTLQQMIDDNGPLDLTTIVKYGRMIADGLEAAHLQGLIHRDIKPGNILIESGTGRVKITDFGLARAADDASRSQSGIIAGTPLYMSPEQVQGLKLDRKSDLFSLGSVLYVMCSGRPPFRAPSTLAVLKRVVDEEPRSIQEIIPEVPDWLVAIIRQLHEKDPDHRFQSAEDVAERLAGGAEAAVPMRQTRDESTSAKSKKLRQSRLSWMQAAAILIVLLSSFGFTEATGITRLHSTVIRYFSPEGTLVIEVEDPGVSVSIDGQELVIKGAGVEELRLKPGQYQFEATKDGEVLKRELVTVSRDGRKVIQIDQQPAPVASSSADKPSPEFTEESKPVDPDRRAAEYVLSTGGKVRLNDFSRHGEKKSFTTLSELPATPFRLTHVELTDNAQLDDSGLAAFQGTENLRSVVFSGSRNFTEVGLAHLSKNLELQWVDLWRTSINKTGLEQLSQFPDLRDVRLGETSLTADDLAVLKQFKSLKKIELIMLNHTGADDSTLAILSAAPQLIQLNLEDTNVTDAGLAHLEKNLKLQYLFLKGTKVTNVGVRKLSQALPWYNPRPEEPDKNKTVSKSMPSQADLSSEDPDRRAAEYVLFMGGQVWINKDSAFTDGNGIKTLDRLPTEPFRLTHAKLIDNARVTDSGMEAFRGTRNLRGIYLSNATHVGDKGILHLKENTHLHEIHLWGTQVTGAGLKAFENCDAIIDFYFGYTRVSDADMAFFRDCASWKSLRCIMVTGLGITDQGIAHLAGTPRLGQIHIERTKITDAGLLQLATCPKLGLVGAHETKITSQGVEKFLQARKGKCGILWEEPGMPPESEGTVVAKEPAPLSVDAGFSRVWRLTKLQPRKAEYGWDPGPRRVLVSPEFERCEEYLVIDQNSSITWEIPAGTKSISATGLYNFGSYVNFRVAFDGKEAFCSGVTRLQKILLDIPEGSSTMMLSVGRVTDNAEHIAACPVYWLKPRLYKEPLSATRTIPETEDFTKLSKLTPIAGKVKIAQDGSSPPKSEELTIEPPGYDSLPVCTEMLWAHANTSLSYEIPKGAKRFRAVAAAYRSRSVRFLVQIDGREVYRSPVAGILPVDVPIPEGAREITLLTDDCGDQRNDWADWCYPRFVGER
- a CDS encoding SMR family transporter, with product MLTSYLALGVAIVLEVIGTSALQASQQFTRPVPTAITVVTYLSAFYFLSLALKMIPVGIAYAIWSGVGIVLISCVGLILFKQKLDMPAILGLALIIAGVLVINLFSQTVSH
- a CDS encoding Imm7 family immunity protein, coding for MLDWIVTHGPGSYGLFYCHDDEDTRERKFSGRHPPMDYDNVFRVHRLLHGVLTEMDDPFFGLVQGNIDPVHPYDRADED
- a CDS encoding PAS domain S-box protein; the protein is MKLPSDHSITVNALKQVLEKTINAVVVTDKHGITTWVNKGFERMTGFRFKEVVGKKPGDLLQGEKSDPEAIKTMRTAIKTVIPFEVTIFNYTKQGAGYWNYIECMPLYEADEHTGFLAIQTDVTSRIEFQNQLIEANRRAQENSERLLLAFAGGQVGSWDWNPIEDEVYFHESWENLVGARPGSLEHKLETWEQRIHPDDIDSFTQQLALITREKHDTFVSEHRLLCQEKHYRWTMARGQVVDRDSDGNPTRLVGVHLDISEQKRTQRLLDERNDLLQTILDVIPFAVSWKDADSNYLGCNDRFLEFWGFDSSRDVIGNSNLNLSLTGIHSESNIDEDQRIMQSGDPVMHKIETSVSKNGRPMILDTSKVPLKMHNAETGLLIISIDITELETARETLRQNELKVRHRGRMEAVGELAGGIAHEFNNLLQAIGGFVSFARDDISPDSQAHTDLNQSLTAISRATQLTNQLLRFSRIDEVEKYECNSLSIIEDLKVLLRPLLPENINVDYQLSSTLPPILANPLLLGQSLLNLCMNSRDAMPAGGTITIGNRLITSQQKTFIGFYVQDNGLGIPEYLQDRIFDPFFTTKEVGQGTGLGLSMVYSTAQEHGGSIEFESLSSQGSRFELLIPVISDNHQPEYGNQTDSVDMKNTNFKSILVAEDDSIVMRVTCRMLENLGYQVFSANNGREALEMYRQERDNIHCLVFDVCMPLMTGTEAYDEICRLGNPPPVVFCTGYDSDQKLKNNLSQKGYRLINKPFDQSTLEGAINEAQHEAAGEE